A part of Desulfobacterales bacterium genomic DNA contains:
- the topA gene encoding type I DNA topoisomerase translates to MTKPLVVVESPTKVRTIKKYLGSGYNIAATIGHIKDLPSNEMGIDIEAGFKPKYVSIPGKQKVISALKKAAGNAVDIYLAADPDREGEAIAWHTAEILKKKDRRFHRVLFHELTPNAIKAAIAAPEELHPHKYEAQQARRILDRLVGYQLSPLLWRKVKGGLSAGRVQSVSVRIICDRERAIQAFNPEEYWSITAHLEGDVPPPFTAKLVKKGDKKIRIGNGQEADAVLKELADHQLIVDRVLKKTVKRNPLPPFTTSKLQQESIRKLGFTAKKTMVIAQQLYEGIDLGPGEPVGLITYMRTDSTRIAAEAAQEALKLIRKRFGAEYVMDKPRFFKNRKKVQDAHEAIRPTSVLHTPDDVSAFLSKDQMALYRLIWQRFVASQMKEALIDQNSVSIKAGPYRFNASGSTVKFQGFMTLYRSADDDIENENKKETLPPLTPGTILKIDKLEPKQHFTLPPPRFSEASLVKELEENGIGRPSTYAAILSTIREKGYVELLKGYFRPTELGFIVNDLLVESFPDLLDVEFTAKMEEDLDRVESAKADATALIGRFYEPFKEKIDAAATDMLSVKGVGFSTGLACPQCSKALHIKVGKNGHFLACSGYPDCTYSSDYTRDEKGMIQPVEVAETEATDKICEKCGKAMVVKQGKFGRFLACSGYPDCKNAQSLNANGNGQDTGIICPQAGCDGHLLEKKSRRGKIFYGCSRFPDCTFAIWDKPVARQCLTCGAGMLVEKSSKKQGDYYICLKEGCGYKQKKSDE, encoded by the coding sequence GTGACAAAACCACTGGTTGTTGTTGAATCACCGACAAAGGTAAGAACCATAAAAAAGTATCTGGGCAGCGGCTATAACATTGCCGCAACCATCGGACATATCAAGGATCTGCCGTCCAACGAGATGGGTATAGATATCGAAGCCGGATTTAAACCCAAATATGTCAGCATTCCCGGCAAACAAAAAGTCATCTCCGCATTAAAGAAAGCGGCCGGAAACGCTGTCGACATTTATCTGGCGGCGGACCCGGACCGGGAAGGAGAAGCCATTGCCTGGCATACCGCTGAAATCCTGAAGAAGAAAGACCGGCGGTTCCACCGGGTTCTGTTTCATGAACTCACCCCCAATGCCATCAAGGCCGCCATCGCCGCACCCGAAGAGCTGCACCCCCACAAATACGAGGCCCAGCAGGCCCGCCGGATTCTTGACCGGTTGGTGGGATATCAACTGTCTCCCCTGCTGTGGCGCAAAGTTAAAGGCGGACTCAGCGCCGGGCGTGTTCAGTCGGTGTCCGTACGCATCATCTGTGACAGGGAGCGGGCCATTCAGGCCTTTAATCCGGAAGAGTACTGGTCGATTACCGCCCACCTTGAGGGCGACGTGCCGCCCCCCTTTACGGCCAAACTGGTCAAAAAAGGCGATAAAAAAATTCGCATCGGCAATGGACAGGAGGCCGATGCGGTCTTGAAAGAACTGGCGGATCATCAGCTGATTGTAGACAGGGTCTTGAAGAAAACCGTCAAGAGAAATCCCCTGCCGCCGTTTACCACCAGCAAGCTTCAGCAGGAAAGCATTCGAAAGCTCGGATTTACCGCCAAAAAAACCATGGTCATCGCCCAGCAGCTCTATGAAGGCATCGATCTGGGGCCGGGCGAGCCGGTGGGGCTGATCACCTATATGCGCACCGATTCAACCCGGATTGCGGCTGAAGCAGCCCAGGAAGCGCTCAAGCTGATCCGCAAGCGGTTCGGGGCCGAATATGTGATGGATAAACCCAGATTTTTCAAAAACCGCAAAAAAGTCCAGGACGCCCATGAAGCCATCCGGCCCACATCGGTTCTGCATACCCCCGATGATGTTTCCGCCTTTCTTTCCAAGGATCAGATGGCGTTATACCGTCTGATCTGGCAGCGATTTGTCGCCTCCCAGATGAAGGAAGCCCTCATCGATCAGAATTCCGTTTCCATTAAAGCCGGCCCTTACCGCTTTAATGCCAGCGGCTCAACCGTAAAATTTCAAGGATTCATGACCCTGTACCGCTCCGCCGATGATGATATTGAAAATGAAAATAAAAAAGAAACGCTGCCGCCCCTCACGCCCGGTACGATTCTGAAGATAGATAAACTTGAGCCCAAACAGCACTTCACGCTCCCGCCCCCCAGATTTTCCGAGGCCTCCCTGGTCAAGGAGCTTGAGGAAAACGGAATCGGGCGCCCCAGCACCTATGCCGCCATCTTATCCACCATCCGGGAAAAGGGCTACGTGGAACTGCTGAAAGGGTATTTCAGGCCGACGGAACTCGGCTTTATTGTCAACGATCTGCTGGTGGAAAGTTTTCCCGACCTGCTGGACGTGGAGTTTACGGCTAAAATGGAGGAAGACCTCGACCGTGTCGAGTCTGCCAAAGCTGATGCAACAGCGCTTATAGGAAGGTTTTACGAACCTTTTAAAGAAAAAATCGATGCGGCCGCTACGGATATGCTCAGCGTCAAAGGCGTTGGTTTTTCCACGGGACTGGCCTGTCCGCAATGCAGCAAGGCGCTTCATATCAAAGTCGGAAAAAATGGACATTTCCTGGCCTGCAGCGGCTACCCGGATTGCACCTATTCCAGCGACTACACCCGGGATGAAAAAGGGATGATCCAACCCGTCGAAGTTGCCGAAACGGAAGCAACGGACAAGATCTGTGAAAAATGCGGCAAAGCGATGGTGGTGAAACAGGGCAAATTCGGCCGGTTTTTGGCCTGCAGCGGCTACCCGGATTGTAAAAACGCCCAATCCCTGAATGCCAATGGAAACGGCCAGGATACCGGCATCATTTGCCCCCAGGCGGGCTGCGACGGTCACTTGCTGGAAAAGAAATCAAGACGCGGCAAAATCTTTTACGGCTGCAGCCGTTTTCCCGACTGCACCTTTGCGATCTGGGATAAACCGGTTGCGCGTCAATGCCTTACGTGCGGCGCCGGGATGCTGGTTGAGAAATCCAGCAAAAAACAGGGCGACTACTACATCTGCCTGAAAGAAGGCTGCGGGTATAAGCAGAAAAAAAGTGACGAGTAA
- the ilvD gene encoding dihydroxy-acid dehydratase, with protein MKSDSVKKGVERAPHRSLFKAIGYTDAEIERPLIGIANSANQIIPGHSHLNQIVDAVKAGIYMAGGTPIEFGTIGICDGIAMNHVGMKYVLGSRELIADSIEVMAVAHAFDALVLVPNCDKIVPGMLMAAARLDLPSIVISGGPMLAGTEPGKPHGKKIDLITVFECVGAVRSGKMTETELAAYEDAACPTCGSCAGMFTANSMNCLSEAIGLALPGNGTIPAVMSARLRLAKEAGMRILDLFNRGITPSKILTDKAFKNALRVDMALGCSTNTVLHLTALADEAHFSMDLNLINEVSRETPHLCSMSPGGRHHLEDLNRAGGVPAVIKVLSESGLIHTDCLTVTGASVAENIQNVKVLDADVIHSLDNPYHAEGGLAILFGNLAPQGCVVKQSAVLPEMLRHEGPARVFDSEEAVSQAIMGGKIKKGDVLVVRYEGPMGGPGMQEMLSPTAAIAGMGMDAHVALITDGRFSGGSRGASIGHISPEAMQGGPIAIVQEGDRIAIDIPAKTITLKLSDQEIKDRLAAWSPPEPKITHGYMARYARMVSSGSKGAVLK; from the coding sequence ATGAAAAGCGACAGTGTCAAAAAAGGCGTTGAAAGAGCTCCCCATCGTTCCCTTTTCAAAGCGATCGGCTATACCGACGCTGAAATAGAGCGCCCGCTCATCGGCATCGCCAATTCAGCCAATCAGATCATACCGGGCCATTCCCATCTGAATCAAATCGTTGATGCCGTCAAGGCCGGCATTTACATGGCAGGCGGAACACCCATCGAGTTCGGGACCATCGGCATCTGTGACGGCATCGCCATGAATCATGTCGGCATGAAATATGTGCTCGGCAGCCGCGAATTGATTGCCGATTCCATCGAAGTCATGGCAGTGGCGCACGCATTTGACGCCCTGGTACTGGTTCCCAACTGCGACAAGATCGTTCCCGGGATGTTGATGGCGGCCGCCCGGCTGGATCTGCCCAGTATCGTCATCAGCGGCGGCCCCATGCTGGCCGGAACCGAACCCGGGAAGCCCCACGGCAAGAAAATCGATCTGATTACGGTGTTTGAATGCGTCGGCGCCGTTCGTTCCGGCAAAATGACCGAAACGGAGCTGGCTGCTTACGAAGACGCCGCCTGCCCCACCTGCGGGTCCTGCGCCGGAATGTTTACCGCCAACTCCATGAACTGCCTGTCCGAAGCCATCGGCCTGGCCCTGCCCGGCAACGGCACCATCCCGGCGGTCATGTCCGCCCGGCTGCGTTTGGCCAAAGAAGCCGGCATGCGGATTTTGGACCTGTTTAACAGGGGGATCACCCCCTCAAAAATTCTGACGGACAAGGCCTTTAAAAACGCCCTGCGTGTGGACATGGCCCTGGGGTGCTCCACCAATACGGTTTTGCACCTGACGGCGCTGGCCGATGAAGCGCACTTCAGCATGGACCTGAATCTGATCAATGAAGTCAGCCGGGAAACGCCGCACCTCTGTTCCATGAGCCCGGGCGGCCGGCACCATCTGGAGGATTTAAACCGGGCCGGCGGCGTACCCGCCGTCATCAAGGTGCTTTCCGAAAGCGGCCTGATCCACACGGACTGTTTGACCGTGACCGGCGCCAGTGTTGCCGAAAACATTCAAAACGTTAAAGTGCTGGATGCCGACGTTATTCATTCGCTGGACAATCCCTACCATGCCGAAGGCGGCCTGGCGATTCTTTTCGGCAACCTGGCGCCCCAGGGGTGCGTGGTGAAGCAATCCGCGGTATTGCCGGAAATGCTGCGGCATGAAGGCCCGGCGCGTGTGTTTGATTCTGAGGAGGCGGTCAGCCAGGCCATCATGGGCGGTAAAATTAAAAAAGGAGATGTACTGGTGGTCCGGTATGAAGGACCGATGGGCGGGCCGGGAATGCAGGAAATGCTGAGCCCCACGGCAGCCATTGCCGGCATGGGGATGGATGCCCATGTGGCCCTGATTACCGACGGTCGTTTTTCCGGCGGCTCCCGCGGCGCTTCCATCGGCCACATATCACCGGAAGCCATGCAGGGCGGCCCCATCGCCATCGTCCAAGAGGGGGACCGGATAGCCATCGACATTCCTGCAAAAACAATAACCCTGAAACTATCCGACCAGGAAATAAAGGACCGACTGGCCGCCTGGTCGCCGCCGGAACCCAAAATCACCCACGGATATATGGCCCGATATGCCCGGATGGTTTCGTCCGGCAGCAAGGGGGCGGTGTTGAAATAG
- a CDS encoding Rne/Rng family ribonuclease, with amino-acid sequence MSYKILINAVDPEECRIASVKDSKLDQFHIESAAKEIIHGNIYKGIISRAEPSLQAAFVDYGTDRHGFLQLHEIHSDYFQDIQSGDRSIQKIVKRGQELLVQVTKDPVMKKGAMLTTFISLPGRFVVLMPGSKTRGISRKIEDEPERSRIKEMIDNLKVPEGFGVIVRTAGSDCTKSLLTKDLNYLLRLWKDIKKKGIDEKAPALLYKERNLSLRSIRDYFHPDVTEILIDDPFIYQEVRDFVKLISPKHTQIVKLYKGDKPIFTKHQLEDQIASIFESRVQLKSGGSIVIQQTEALVSVDVNSGKSTHQKSIEQTAYQTNLEAAEEIARQLRLRDWGGLIVLDFIDMRDSKHKAEVERTFKNHLKADKARTKVGKISKFGLLEMSRQRIRPSIEFGSLESCQYCLGKGMTPSIEALSLNFLRKLRMETLKDDISSVKGIVPTAVAGYLLNKKRKEILDLEIRRDLSITIEADSALIPGNSEIICQK; translated from the coding sequence ATGAGCTATAAAATACTGATCAATGCCGTTGATCCTGAAGAATGCAGAATTGCCAGCGTGAAAGACAGCAAGCTGGATCAATTTCATATTGAAAGCGCTGCCAAAGAAATCATCCACGGCAATATATATAAGGGAATCATATCCCGCGCGGAGCCCAGCCTCCAGGCCGCGTTTGTCGACTATGGCACCGACCGGCACGGTTTTTTACAGCTGCACGAAATTCACAGTGATTATTTCCAGGACATCCAGTCCGGTGATCGATCGATTCAAAAAATCGTGAAACGCGGCCAGGAACTGCTGGTACAGGTTACAAAAGATCCGGTCATGAAAAAAGGGGCGATGCTGACCACGTTCATATCGCTGCCGGGCCGGTTCGTGGTCTTGATGCCGGGCAGCAAAACCCGGGGAATCTCCCGTAAAATCGAAGACGAACCCGAACGCAGCCGGATCAAGGAGATGATCGATAATTTAAAAGTACCGGAAGGATTCGGTGTTATCGTCCGAACGGCCGGGTCGGACTGCACCAAATCGCTTTTGACAAAGGATCTGAACTATCTCCTGCGGCTTTGGAAGGACATCAAAAAAAAAGGAATCGATGAGAAGGCGCCTGCGCTTCTCTACAAAGAAAGAAACCTTTCCCTGCGATCCATTCGGGACTACTTTCACCCCGACGTCACCGAAATTCTTATCGACGATCCCTTTATTTATCAGGAGGTCAGGGACTTTGTTAAACTCATATCCCCCAAACACACCCAGATCGTCAAACTGTATAAAGGGGACAAACCGATTTTCACCAAGCACCAGTTGGAAGATCAGATCGCATCTATTTTTGAAAGCCGGGTTCAGTTAAAATCGGGCGGTTCCATCGTCATTCAGCAAACCGAAGCGCTGGTTTCCGTTGATGTCAATTCCGGCAAATCCACCCATCAAAAAAGCATCGAACAGACCGCTTATCAGACAAATCTCGAAGCCGCCGAAGAAATCGCCCGGCAATTACGGTTAAGAGACTGGGGCGGCCTGATCGTACTGGACTTTATTGACATGAGAGATTCCAAACACAAGGCGGAGGTCGAGCGCACTTTTAAAAACCATTTAAAAGCCGACAAGGCCCGCACGAAGGTCGGCAAGATCTCCAAATTCGGGCTTCTGGAGATGTCCCGGCAGCGCATCCGGCCGTCCATTGAATTCGGCAGCCTGGAATCCTGCCAATACTGTCTCGGCAAGGGGATGACACCTTCCATCGAAGCATTGAGCCTGAACTTTTTGCGCAAACTGCGCATGGAAACACTCAAGGATGATATTTCCAGCGTCAAAGGAATTGTACCGACGGCTGTCGCCGGCTACCTGTTGAATAAGAAAAGGAAGGAAATACTGGACCTGGAAATCCGGCGGGACTTAAGCATCACCATAGAGGCCGACAGCGCGTTGATCCCGGGAAACAGCGAAATCATCTGTCAAAAATAA
- the yajC gene encoding preprotein translocase subunit YajC, giving the protein MTGIAYALGQGAAGGQGGGFSAFLPLILMFAIFYFLLIRPQQKKTKQHREMISSLKKGDRIITSGGIHGRITGSSDTTLTVEIAEKVRVKVNRANVMALTQTTAPPAAPKDDKAESEKAK; this is encoded by the coding sequence TTGACAGGTATCGCATATGCATTGGGTCAAGGTGCTGCCGGTGGTCAGGGCGGCGGATTTTCAGCTTTCTTACCGCTGATTCTGATGTTCGCCATATTTTATTTTCTGCTGATTCGACCCCAGCAGAAAAAGACCAAACAGCACCGCGAAATGATCAGCAGCCTTAAAAAGGGAGACCGTATTATTACCAGCGGCGGCATCCATGGCCGCATCACCGGAAGCAGCGACACGACCTTGACAGTGGAAATAGCCGAAAAGGTCCGCGTAAAAGTGAATCGCGCCAATGTGATGGCACTGACCCAGACGACTGCGCCGCCGGCAGCCCCCAAAGACGACAAGGCCGAGTCGGAAAAGGCGAAATAA
- the secD gene encoding protein translocase subunit SecD: MKKISWRMVFVLIITVVAIVYILPTFQPALWPYKKINLGLDLQGGMHLVLEVDTIKAVESTVERIAQELRTSLRDERIRYTAIDRVGGTTISAKINGQENIEKFEKLLDKDFKDLRILSKMVRDDVLDIAMDLPEKESDGIRLLAAEQALETIRNRIDQFGVNEPDIRNQGENRILIQLPGITDTQRAKALIGKTALLEFKLLDEGHDVEAALKGDIPAGSELLYQITIDTETLREIKTPYLIKKRTLLTGAYLTDAKVQIDSQFNEPYVSIDFDKKGARIFERITEENVKKRLAIILDNKVYSAPVIQEKISGGAARITGNFTAETARDLAIVLRAGALPAPVNIIEERTVGPSLGTDSIRKGLIAMLIGGLVVVLFMAIYYKGAGLIADFALLLNLVLVAGGLAAFQATLTLPGIAGIILTIGMAVDANVLIFERIREELALGKTPRASVDAGFNRAALTILDANITTLIAALVLFQFGTGPIKGFAVTLSLGVVSSVFTALVVSRLIFDHLLMNRKIKQLSI; encoded by the coding sequence TTGAAAAAGATCTCGTGGAGAATGGTATTTGTTCTCATCATAACCGTCGTTGCCATTGTCTATATCCTGCCGACATTCCAACCGGCGCTGTGGCCATATAAAAAAATCAACCTGGGCCTGGACCTGCAGGGCGGCATGCACCTGGTTTTAGAAGTGGATACCATCAAAGCGGTGGAAAGCACTGTTGAGCGTATCGCACAGGAGCTGCGGACCAGCCTGCGGGATGAGCGGATCCGCTACACAGCCATAGACCGTGTCGGCGGCACGACTATCTCGGCCAAAATCAACGGGCAGGAAAATATCGAAAAATTTGAGAAGCTGCTGGACAAGGATTTTAAAGACCTCCGCATTCTTTCAAAAATGGTCCGGGACGACGTCCTTGACATCGCCATGGATCTGCCCGAAAAAGAAAGCGATGGGATCCGGCTCCTGGCGGCCGAACAGGCCCTTGAGACCATCCGCAACCGCATCGATCAATTCGGCGTTAACGAACCCGATATCCGCAACCAGGGGGAAAATCGGATTCTGATCCAGCTCCCGGGCATCACGGACACCCAGCGGGCCAAGGCGCTGATCGGGAAAACCGCCCTGCTCGAATTCAAACTGCTGGATGAAGGCCACGATGTCGAGGCCGCGCTAAAAGGGGATATTCCTGCGGGGAGCGAGCTGCTCTATCAAATTACAATTGACACCGAAACCCTGCGGGAGATTAAAACGCCCTACCTGATAAAAAAACGAACCCTCCTGACCGGCGCCTATCTGACCGACGCCAAGGTCCAGATCGACTCCCAGTTCAATGAACCTTATGTTTCCATAGACTTCGACAAAAAAGGCGCTCGGATTTTTGAGAGAATCACCGAAGAAAATGTGAAAAAGCGCTTGGCCATCATATTAGACAACAAGGTATATTCCGCTCCGGTCATTCAGGAAAAAATCAGCGGCGGCGCCGCCCGGATTACCGGCAACTTTACGGCCGAAACCGCCCGTGACCTGGCCATCGTCTTGAGAGCGGGCGCATTGCCGGCCCCGGTTAACATCATTGAAGAGAGGACCGTGGGACCGTCACTGGGAACCGATTCCATCCGCAAAGGATTGATTGCCATGCTCATCGGCGGCCTGGTCGTCGTCCTTTTCATGGCGATCTACTACAAGGGCGCCGGCCTGATCGCCGATTTCGCGCTGCTGCTCAACCTCGTCCTGGTTGCCGGCGGCCTGGCCGCCTTTCAGGCGACCCTGACCCTGCCGGGCATTGCGGGCATCATCCTGACCATCGGCATGGCCGTGGATGCCAATGTGCTCATATTTGAACGCATCCGCGAAGAACTCGCCCTCGGTAAAACGCCGCGGGCATCGGTGGATGCGGGATTTAACCGGGCTGCCTTGACGATCCTGGACGCCAACATCACCACCCTGATCGCAGCCCTGGTGCTGTTTCAGTTCGGCACCGGTCCGATCAAAGGATTTGCCGTGACCCTCAGTTTGGGTGTGGTTTCAAGCGTCTTTACGGCCCTGGTCGTGTCCCGGCTGATATTTGACCATTTACTGATGAATCGAAAGATAAAGCAGTTAAGCATCTAA
- the dprA gene encoding DNA-processing protein DprA produces MMHHPEKILPWFALKSVAGIGNLLIKRLIDRLDSPERVFQATSEELLQVDGMSPRLVRSIRQHQTPDSARRDFDLAMAKGFGIITMADSGYPRLLREIPDPPPFLFVSGSLQDDPKPLAVVGSRNATRYGLSTTRKLCADLASLGFTIVSGMAKGIDTAAHEGALMGAGRTIAVLGSGLENIYPPENRKLAGRIAENGAVVSEFSPLAGPDAHHFPVRNRIISGIAYGTVIVEATLRSGSLITARLAAEQGRDVFAVPGSIQSFKSTGTHGLIKQGAKLVEHAQDIVEELPHLSNPPAASAKMSAEPAAPQLPKLSAEEYGVFSALEPYPLHIDDLVRKLSMKPGKAAGILLKLELMGIVQQFPGKYFSKEDLS; encoded by the coding sequence ATGATGCATCATCCCGAAAAAATTCTGCCGTGGTTTGCACTCAAGAGCGTTGCGGGCATTGGAAATCTTCTGATTAAACGGCTGATCGACCGCCTTGATTCACCCGAGCGGGTATTCCAGGCAACTTCGGAAGAGCTGCTGCAGGTGGACGGCATGTCGCCCCGTCTGGTCCGGTCGATCCGGCAGCATCAAACACCCGATTCGGCCCGGCGGGATTTTGATCTGGCGATGGCGAAAGGTTTCGGCATAATCACAATGGCGGACAGCGGCTACCCCCGCCTGCTGCGCGAAATTCCGGACCCGCCCCCATTTCTGTTCGTCTCCGGCAGCCTGCAGGATGATCCCAAACCCCTGGCCGTTGTCGGATCCAGAAATGCCACCCGCTACGGCCTATCCACAACCCGCAAACTGTGCGCCGACCTGGCGTCGTTGGGATTTACCATTGTCAGCGGCATGGCCAAGGGGATTGACACGGCCGCCCATGAAGGCGCGCTGATGGGTGCGGGCAGAACCATTGCGGTTTTGGGAAGCGGTCTTGAAAATATCTACCCGCCGGAGAATCGAAAACTGGCCGGTCGGATTGCCGAAAACGGCGCGGTTGTTTCAGAATTTTCTCCACTGGCGGGACCGGATGCGCATCACTTTCCCGTGCGCAACCGGATCATCAGCGGTATCGCCTACGGCACGGTTATCGTGGAAGCGACACTGAGAAGCGGTTCACTGATAACGGCGCGCCTGGCGGCTGAGCAGGGCAGAGACGTCTTTGCCGTGCCGGGAAGCATCCAGTCTTTTAAAAGCACCGGCACCCATGGATTGATCAAACAGGGGGCGAAACTGGTGGAGCATGCCCAGGACATCGTTGAAGAGCTGCCGCATTTATCAAATCCGCCGGCAGCTTCCGCCAAGATGTCCGCCGAACCGGCCGCTCCGCAATTACCGAAGCTGTCAGCCGAAGAATACGGGGTTTTCAGCGCTCTGGAGCCGTACCCGCTTCACATCGACGACCTGGTGCGCAAGCTTTCCATGAAGCCCGGAAAAGCGGCCGGTATTCTGCTGAAGCTCGAGTTGATGGGCATCGTCCAGCAATTTCCGGGAAAATATTTTTCAAAAGAGGACCTATCGTGA
- the secF gene encoding protein translocase subunit SecF has product MQFIKSDINIDFVGKRKFAYGLSLALILISIASLLLHGGPKYGIDFAGGTVIQVKFQAPASTKNIKSGLDTLAIDNVSVQHFGDKKDNEYLIRTDLSVAAAEGFSDKIQKSLADATGGAAEIRRMEMVGPQVGKDLRQKALFAIFYALLFIAIYISGRFEFKWILTGLMAVALMGAVYFLSLFKVSIPFLILVALGVTLLLFWLLNLKYAMGAIVALIHDVIITVGIFSITGKEFTLPIIAALLTIIGYSLNDTIIVFDRIRENLRKLSKSPMSVIINRSVNETLSRTILTALTTLFVVIALLILGGGIIHDFAFAMTIGIVVGTYSSVYVASPILIAWQERSRKR; this is encoded by the coding sequence ATGCAGTTTATTAAATCCGATATCAATATCGACTTTGTCGGCAAAAGAAAATTTGCCTACGGCCTGTCACTGGCCCTGATACTGATCAGTATCGCCTCTCTGCTGCTGCACGGCGGGCCCAAATACGGCATTGATTTTGCCGGCGGTACGGTCATTCAGGTAAAATTTCAAGCGCCGGCCAGCACCAAAAACATCAAGTCCGGCCTGGATACCCTTGCCATCGACAACGTTTCCGTCCAGCATTTCGGGGACAAAAAAGACAATGAATATCTGATCCGCACCGATCTGTCGGTGGCAGCCGCCGAAGGATTTTCCGATAAAATTCAGAAATCTCTGGCAGACGCCACCGGCGGCGCCGCTGAAATCCGCCGCATGGAAATGGTAGGGCCCCAGGTTGGTAAAGACCTGCGCCAGAAAGCGCTCTTTGCGATATTTTACGCCCTGTTGTTTATTGCGATATACATCTCCGGCCGTTTTGAATTCAAATGGATACTCACCGGCCTGATGGCGGTTGCCCTGATGGGTGCTGTTTATTTTCTGTCTCTATTCAAGGTCAGCATCCCGTTTCTCATTCTGGTGGCGCTGGGGGTGACGCTGCTTCTCTTCTGGCTGCTGAATTTAAAATACGCCATGGGCGCCATTGTGGCGCTGATTCATGACGTGATCATTACCGTGGGCATATTTTCCATCACCGGCAAGGAGTTTACCCTGCCGATTATCGCGGCGTTGCTCACCATTATCGGCTATTCCTTAAATGACACCATTATTGTGTTTGACCGTATCCGTGAAAATTTAAGAAAGCTCAGCAAGAGTCCCATGTCGGTCATCATTAACCGCAGCGTCAATGAAACGCTCAGCCGGACCATCCTGACGGCGTTGACCACCCTGTTTGTCGTGATCGCACTGCTCATTTTGGGGGGCGGTATTATTCATGATTTTGCATTTGCCATGACAATCGGCATTGTGGTGGGGACTTACTCTTCGGTATATGTTGCCAGCCCCATACTCATCGCCTGGCAGGAACGCTCCCGGAAAAGATAA